Within Raineyella sp. W15-4, the genomic segment GGGATGGTCGACACGATCATCGCCGAGTACGACCTGCCCGAGGCGGGGAACGGCTGGCGGGGGGCGGTACGACACCGGATCCTGTCGGCGCGCCGCGTGCTGCTCCGGCATCCGTGGGCGCGGCCGGTGATCGAATCGCGGCGGACCCGTACGCCGCAGGTCCTCGCCTACATGGACTCCCTCGCCGGGATGTTCATCGATGGCGGGCTCTCGGTCGATCTGACCCATCACGCGATGCACGCGCTCGGGCACCGGATCTGGGGCTTCAGCCCGGAAGCGTTCGAGGACCCGGAGGCGCTGGCACTCCCGACCGACCCCGCCGAGCGGGAGGCGATGGTGCGGCAGGCGACCCGGACGTATCCGCACATCGTCGCGATCGCCCTGGAATCGGCCGGTGGTCAGGTCTCCGGTGCGGGTGCCGGCTGTGACGAGGAGTTCGAGTTCGCGTTCACGCTGGACCTGCTGCTGGAGGCCTTCCAGCGGCTCCACCAGGCCGGATGGTCGTCACGGGATCGGCCGCACGAGAGCTGAAGGGGTCTCAGCGCTGCCGCAGCCGTCACGTCTCAGGGATCAGTGCCAGGCGCTGATCACCCGGGCGCCGTCGGCCATGGTGACCATCGCCTGCAGACGCTGTCCCGGGCGCAATCCGAGTACCGGGTCCAGCAGCGTCCCGGGGGACAGCTCGGCCCGCCAACCCTCGTCGGTCAGCACGATCCAGGGGCCGCCCCACGGCGTGACCCCCGGAGTGCCCGTCACGGTGACCCCGAGAGGACGCACCGGCGCGTCCACCGGCCCCAGCATCGCCGCGCCGTGCCGCCCCGCACGGGCCCGGGCCGGATCGGCCGGCATTTCGACCTGCTTCGGCACCTGCCCGGCGACGGCGCCGGTGACCTGCGCCGCCGTGCCGTACCACCGCAGCCGTGCGGCGAGCCCGATCCACGGTGACCCCGTCGCGTCGGCCAGTACCACCCCGACCCGGGCGCCGGCCGAGGTCAGCTCGTCGATCCGGTCCAGCAGTGCACACAGGGCGAGCCGGTGCCGGGCCGGTGCGGGCCAGTGCCGGAACGCCGGGGCCCGGTCCGGGTCGGGGGGCAGCAGCCAGTGGACGGAATCGCCGGGGTCGGTCATGCCTCGGATGCTGGCACACCGCCGGGCCCGGCGACCAGCGGGGCGGCGACGGGCCCGGGGACCGACCCGCAACGATAAGCTGACCGGATGGCACAGTGCTGCATCCTCGGAGCCGGCAACTGGGCGACGGCCTTCGCCCGGGTGCTGGCCGACGCCGGACACCACGTCACCGTCGTGGCCCGCCGCCCCGCCGTCGCCGACGGGATCAACCAGCACCGCCACAACCCGGACTACCTGTCCGACATCGACCTCGGCGACCGGGTGGATGCCACCACCGACCCGGTCCGGGGCCTGGCCGGCGTCGACCTGATCGTCCTCGCCCTGCCGGCCCAGCAGCTGCGCGGCTACGTACGCCACCTGGCCACGCTGCCGGTCTGGCGCGACTCGACCGCGCCGGTGCTCAGCCTGGTCAAGGGGATCGAGACCGGCACCGACATGCGGATGAGCGAGGTGATCGCCCAGGCCGGCGGCGTGGCCCCGGAGCGGCTCGCCGTGCTGTCCGGCCCCAACCTGGCCCGGGAGATCGCCGAACGGCAACCCTCACTGTCGGTCGTCGCCGCACACGACCCGGCGGTCGCCCGGCGGATCCAGCAGCTGTGCCTGACCCCGTCGTTCCGCACCTACACCGTCGACGACGTGGTCGGGGTGGAGTTCGCCGGGGCGGCCAAGAACGTCATCGCGTTGGCCGTCGGGATGGGGGAGGGGCTGGGCTACGGGCACAACGCCCTCGCCTCGCTGATCACCCGCGGGCTGCACCAGGTGGCGGCGCTGGGCGAGGCCCTGGGCGGCCGGCGGTCCACCTTCGCCGGCCTGGCCGGACTCGGCGACCTGGTGGCCACCTGCATGTCCCCGCTGTCCCGTAACCGGACCTTCGGCGAGCGGCTGGGGCGCGGTCTCGACGTGGCGGAGGCGTCCCGGGAGAGTGCCGGGGTCGCCGAGGGCGTCGCGACCAGTCGCGCGGTCCGTGACCTGGCCCGGGCGTACGGCGTGGAGATGCCGATCGTCGAGGGCGTGGTGGCGGTGCTGGAGGGGCGGACGACGCCCGCGGCGATGGTGCCCGTGCTGATGGAACGGGAGCCCAAACCGGAGCTGTGACCGGTGCCGGCTCGCGGGGAAGTCGGCCACTCGGGCGGCGGTAGGGTGGTGCCCGTTACCGTCCCAGGAGGTCCGATGACCACGTCCGCCCGCCCGACCGTCGCCGTCGTCTTCGGCGGTGGCAG encodes:
- a CDS encoding TetR/AcrR family transcriptional regulator C-terminal domain-containing protein: MPRSSTPVLGPDEPTTPESRGAKPPDPVRPALTRERALRAAVALADSDGIDAVSMRNLAARLGVTAMALYKHVASKEDLLGGMVDTIIAEYDLPEAGNGWRGAVRHRILSARRVLLRHPWARPVIESRRTRTPQVLAYMDSLAGMFIDGGLSVDLTHHAMHALGHRIWGFSPEAFEDPEALALPTDPAEREAMVRQATRTYPHIVAIALESAGGQVSGAGAGCDEEFEFAFTLDLLLEAFQRLHQAGWSSRDRPHES
- a CDS encoding NAD(P)H-dependent glycerol-3-phosphate dehydrogenase — its product is MAQCCILGAGNWATAFARVLADAGHHVTVVARRPAVADGINQHRHNPDYLSDIDLGDRVDATTDPVRGLAGVDLIVLALPAQQLRGYVRHLATLPVWRDSTAPVLSLVKGIETGTDMRMSEVIAQAGGVAPERLAVLSGPNLAREIAERQPSLSVVAAHDPAVARRIQQLCLTPSFRTYTVDDVVGVEFAGAAKNVIALAVGMGEGLGYGHNALASLITRGLHQVAALGEALGGRRSTFAGLAGLGDLVATCMSPLSRNRTFGERLGRGLDVAEASRESAGVAEGVATSRAVRDLARAYGVEMPIVEGVVAVLEGRTTPAAMVPVLMEREPKPEL